From Prochlorococcus sp. MIT 1223, the proteins below share one genomic window:
- the rdgB gene encoding RdgB/HAM1 family non-canonical purine NTP pyrophosphatase, with product MKTSLIIATRNQGKIKEFRELLSEFNINILSQPDFIQINENGNTFAENARIKALEVSGITGEYSLADDSGLCVDSLNGAPGIYSSRYASTDSERISKLLNELKNFENRKARFNAAICIAKKGKVILEVEGKCEGLITYLPRGSNGFGYDPIFEVLETGLTFAEMESEKKKTYGHRGIAFKLLKPGLNKLFEIG from the coding sequence ATGAAAACTTCTTTAATAATAGCAACTAGAAATCAAGGAAAAATAAAAGAATTTAGAGAATTATTATCTGAATTTAATATCAATATATTGTCTCAACCTGATTTTATTCAAATTAATGAAAATGGAAATACTTTTGCTGAAAATGCCAGAATAAAAGCTTTAGAAGTTTCTGGAATTACGGGAGAATATTCATTAGCAGATGATTCAGGTTTATGTGTAGACTCTTTGAATGGTGCACCTGGAATCTATTCATCTCGTTATGCAAGCACAGATTCAGAAAGAATTAGTAAATTATTAAACGAATTGAAAAACTTTGAGAACCGGAAAGCAAGATTTAACGCAGCGATTTGTATTGCGAAAAAGGGAAAAGTAATTCTGGAGGTTGAAGGTAAATGTGAGGGATTAATTACCTATTTACCAAGAGGAAGTAATGGTTTTGGTTATGATCCAATATTCGAAGTTTTAGAAACAGGATTAACTTTTGCGGAAATGGAATCTGAGAAAAAAAAGACATATGGTCATAGAGGAATTGCATTCAAATTATTAAAGCCAGGGCTGAACAAACTTTTTGAAATTGGTTGA